The sequence below is a genomic window from Sphingomonas jaspsi DSM 18422.
GCGAACAGCTTCGTCGATCGCCAGACCGACGTCTGCATCATCCCGCCCAACAGCTTCGCGCTGGCGCGGACGGTCGAATATTTCCGGGTGCCCGAAGACGTGCTGGTCATCTGCCTCGGCAAATCGACCTATGCGCGGTGCGGGATCATCGTGAACGTGACCCCGCTGGAGCCCGGCTGGGAAGGCCATGTGACGCTGGAATTTTCCAACACCACGCCGCTGCCCGCCAAGATCTACGCCAACGAAGGCGCGTGCCAGTTCCTGTTCCTGCAGGGGAATGAGCGGTGCGAAACCAGCTACAAGGACCGCGCCGGCAAATATATGGGCCAGAAAGGCGTAACCTTACCCCGTCTCTAACGAAAAGCCCCGGCGCAAACCGGGGCTTCTGCGTCATTGGTGAGACAGCGCCTCAGGTCGCGTCGTGTACCTCGGCCATCGGCCCATTCTTCTTGATCGAGTCGATCGCATTTTGGGCGGATGCCTTGGTCTTGTAGGTTTCCGTCCAGAAGATCTTTTCGCCGTTATATTCGAAGCTGGCGATATATTCGCCGTTCGACGAATTCTTGATCACGAACTTATGGGCCATGGTCAGGTCTCCCCATTGGTGAGGAGGCCAGCCTAGCCGTCAACTGCCGAGTCGCCTACCCGCCATTCTTCATCTGTTGTTCGCTGTCGCCGAGCAGCTTGGACTGGCCGCCGATGATGATATCGCACCAGTCGGCAAAGGCCTTGGCGATGGTCTGGACCAGCTTCTTCAGGTCGCCGTCCTTCAGCAGGCCATCGTCGCCGAACTTGTCGTCGCCGACCTGGCCCAGATAGGCTTCGGGCTGCTGCATCACCGGCATGTCGAGAAATACGCAGCATTGGCGCAGCGCATGGTTGGCCAGCGCGCCGCCGAGCGCGCCGGGCGATACGGTGATGATGGCAGCAGGCTTCTTGGCCCAGGCGCTGCCGCCGTAGGGTCGCGAACCGACGTCGATGGCGTTCTTCAGCGCACCGGGCATCGACCGATTATATTCAGGCGTCACGAACAGCACCCCGTCAGCCCCCTTCACCGCATCGCGGAAGCTGGACCATGCCGCGGGACGGTCATCGCCGTCGAGGTCGGGATTGTAGAGCGGCAGGTCGCCGATCTCGACGATTTCGCAGTCAAGCCGGTCGTGAAGCGCGCAGAGCGAACGCGCGACCTTGCGATTGATGGAACCGTCGCGCAGCGAGCCGACGATGATTGCGATCTTGTGATTTGCCATACTGCGCAAATGCCTGAGCGCAGCTTTGGTTGCCGTCCGGCGCGAAACCCCTTTGCGCGCCGGACGATGTGCGGGCGATCAGCGCGATGCTTCCTCGACCTGTTCCCACTGCTTCTTGGTGAAGCAGACCCGCTGTTCCAGCCGCGAGCCGGTGCGCGGCAGATATTTGCAGATCTTGCGGTCTTCCTTGGCCGGCTTGACCTGCTCCGTCTGTTCCTTGTCGTCCTGCGCATAGGCATTGGCGGGCACCGCAACCAGCAGCGAGACGGCAAGGGTCGAAAAGGCGATGGATTTCATAAATTCCTCCTCGACATCCCGTGCCGAAGAAGATCGTCCATCCCGCTGGTCCGCGCCAGATACCGTTCGTCGAACCGCAGAGGCCCGGCGCATGTTGGTCGATCAGATCAGCGCTTCTTGCTGCCTTGGTGGCGGATGTTGGCCGGGCGACCCCGACGCTGGGTGGTCGGCGGACGACGCGTCCGGTCGCGGCGCGGGCCGGCGTAGCGACCTTCGGGCAGTTCGAAGCGGAGGGCGCCGGAGGCCGGGTTAGCTTCGGCCAGTTTGAGCTCCAGCTTCTGGCCCATACGGTAAGTCTCGCCGGTCTCGTCGCCGATCAGCGACTGACTGGCCTCGTCGTAGCGAAAATATTCGTTGCCGAGGATCGCGGCCGGGACGAGGCCGTCGCCGCCCAAATCCGCGACCGTTGCGAAGAAACCGAACGGCTGCACGCCGGTGATCCGGCAGCGCAGGATCTGGCCGACCTTGTCCGCCAGGAACGCCGCGACGTAGCGGTCGATCGTCTCCCGCTCCGCCTCCATCGCGCGCCGTTCGAGGGTGGAAATGAGTTCGCCGATCTCCGAGAAGCTGGTTGCGTCCTCGGGTGGCAGGCCGCCGTCGCCGAGGCCGTAGGCGCTGACCAGCGAGCGGTGGACGAGCAGGTCCGCATAGCGGCGGATAGGCGAAGTAAAGTGCGCATAGCTCGCCAGCGACAGCCCGAAGTGGCCGAGCGTGTCGGGCGAATAGCGCGCCTGCATCTGCGTGCGCAGCAGCTGCTCCATGATTTCGGGCCGCGCCTCATGATCCTTGCCGATGCGTTCGATGATGCGGTTGAAGGTCGCCGGGCGAACGACCTGGCCGAGCGCAAATTCGACGTCGAAGGTGGCGAGATAGTCCTTCAGCGCCACCAGTTTCTCGCGGCCCGGACCCTCGTGGACACGGTACATGACCGGCGCCTTCTTCTTTTCCAGCGCCTTGGCTGCCGCGACGTTGGCGGCGATCATATAATCCTCGACCAGCCGGTGCGCATCGAGCCGCTCGCGCGGCGCGACCGACAGGATGCGGCCCTTTTCGTCGAGCACCACGCGGCGCTCTGGCAGGTCTAGCTCGAGCGGTTCGCGCTTTTCGCGCGCAGCCAGCAGGGCGCGCCAGCATTCCCACAGCGGCTTCAGGGCTTTTTCGACGAGCTCGCCCTCGACCCTGCCAGGTTCGCCATCGACGGCGGCCTGCGCATTCTCGTATGCAATGTTTGCCGCGACGCAAATCTTGGCGCGCGAGAATCGCCAGCTTTTGAGCGCGCCGTCCTTGCCGACATGAAGATGGCAGGCCAGCGCCGCGCGGGGTTCGCCCTGCTTCAACGAGCAGATCTCGGACGAAAGCTCGTGCGGCAGCATCGGCACGACGCGGTCGGGGAAATAGACGCTGTTGCCGCGAGCCCGCGCCTCCTTGTCGAGCGCGCTGCCGGGGCGGACGTAGAAGCTGACGTCGGCGATGGCGACGATCGCATCCCAGCCGTCGCCGTCCTCGCGCGGGGCGGCCCAGATCGCATCGTCATGGTCGCGCGCGTCCTCCGGGTCGATGGCGACGATCGGGAGATGCGTCAGGTCTTCGCGCGTTCCGAGCGGTTGCTGCGATACTTTCTTCGCTTCGGCGATGGCTTCGTCGCGGAAAGCGTCGCGCAGGCCGTGCTTGTGGATGGCGATGAGGCTGAAGCTGCGCGGGGCGAAGGGGTCGCCAAGAATGGCGTCGACGCGGGCGCTGACCTTGGGCGGGCGGCCCGAGGGTTCGGCGAGGACGAGGTCGCCGACCTCTGCACCCTTCAGGTCGGAAATCGGCAGTTCGCGCCGCTCGCGCTTGTCGACGGGGGTGAGGTAATGCTTGTCCCCTTCCCGCCGCACCACGCCGAGGATCATCGCGGCGCTGCGCTCCAGCTTCTTCATCACCGTCGCGACATGGCCCTTCCCGCGCTCTTCGGTGCGGGCGAGGATGCGGTCGTTGAGGGTGAGCGCGCTGCGCCGCCCGCGTTCGAGGACGCGCAGGCGCGGTGGCGGCGTGTCGGCGTGCCAGCTTTCCGGCGTCGCCCAGACCTCGCCATCGTCGGTCGAGACGACGCGGAGCACGGTGACCTTGGGGACGCCGCCCATCTTGTGGAAGGCACGGCCGGGGGCGCTGTCGATCAGCCCTTCGTCGGCCATGTCTTTGAGCAGCGCCTTGAGCGCGATCTTCTCATTACCCTTGAGGCCGAAGGCGCGCGCAATCTCGCGCTTGCCCGCGGGCTGGTCGCTGCTGGCGATGAAGTCGAGGACCTGTTTGGCGGTCGGCAGGCCCGGCTTGGGCCGATTGGTGGGGCGTTTCACTCCTTGGGCTTTGCCACGACCGGCCGGTAAGCGCCACCCGGCACCGCGCTGGCGACCGGGCTTTCATAGCCGTCGGCGCTGACCGAGGAGACGCCGAACACCCAGTCGTCGACGCGGATGTGGAGCAAGACAGCTTTTCGGCATGGTTCTTTGAGTGAAGACGGATGGTAGGTCGCGATAGGGCAGGTTTCATCGACGGGTTTTTCGTACTGCCAATTCGCCGAATCCGTGCGACGCCAGCGAACAAGAAAGTGATCAGCCATGTTGGCGGAGGACCAATTAATCGTCGTATCCGTGCTCACGCCCCCCTCCACCGTCGGCTCCGGCGGCGGCGGGGCGCTGGCGATGGCGGCCAGCGCCGCGACGTTGAGGCGGGTGACTTTGCGGAGGTAGGGGAAGTCCATCGCCGCGACAGTGTCGCCATAAACAACGCCCTTTTCGGTGCGCAGGTCCTGGTGCTGCTGGTCGTAATTCTCGACCGCGACCGAAAGGCGGACGGCGGGGAAGCCGGCGTTCAAGAATTCCGTATGGTCGCCGCCTCGGCCGAAACGGTCGTTGCGCCACACCTGCATCACGTCGAGACCAATCTCGGGGATGCGCTCGGCCAGACGGTCGAGGAAGCGGGAGATGTTGCGCGACGGGCTGTCATTCTCGCCGCCAAGGCTGCGGACGTCGGCGCGGATCTGGTCCCCGCCCTGCCAGCGCAGCCCTTCGGAAAAAACCCGGACGGTCTTGTCGTCGCACACACCGTCGCTGCCGCAGCTATTGCCGATGATGTCGTTGTTGAGATTGGCGATGACGTTCCACCTCTGCGCCGCCGCATAGTCCGCGAGGATCTTGCCGCCGTGGAGCCCCTGCTCTTCCCCGCTCAGCACGCCGTAGACGATGGTTCCGGCGAATTTGAACTTCGACAGCACGCGAGCCGCCTCGATCGTCGCGGCGGTGCCGCTGCCGTCATCGTTGGCGCCCGGGGCGTCCCTGGTGAAATCCATCGGATCGCTCACGCGGCTGTCGATGTGGCCGGTGATAATGACCATGTCGTTGGGCCGCTCGGTCCCGCGCTGGATGGCGACGATGTTGCAAACCTTGGTCGGGGTCGGGATGCGTTTGCCCGTGACCGTGTCGCAGGTGCGGATGGTTTCCAGCCCCAGCGTCCTAAACTCGCCTTCGGCATAATTCCACGCTGCGCCGATGCCGCGCTTGGGGTCGGTCTGCGACGATAGCGTGTGGCGGGTGCCGAAGCTCACCAGCTTTTCGACCGTCGCCTTCATCCGCGCCTCGTCGACGAAGCGGGTGAGGCCGGTCAGCCGCTCGTCGACCGAGGTCGGCGGCGGGACGGCGGCGGCGGAGGTGGAGGCGAGGGCGAGAAGGAGGACTGCGCGCTTCATTTCATCATCGTGGCACGAAGCCGGTGCTCGCGCCAGAGGATGACGAGGCCCGAGGCGATGATAATCGGCGCCCCAATCCAGGTCCAGTGCGAGGGCAGCTGGCCGAACTGCACGATCCCCAGGATCGTCGCCCAGACGAGCGAGGTATAGTCCATCGGCATGACCAGCGCGACCGGTGCGAACCGCAGCGCGGCGGTCAGCGTCAGCTGCGCAACCCCGCCGACAAGCGCCATCCCGCCGAGGATCGCGAAGGTGGTCGCGTCATGCGCGCTGCCGGCGAACGGCATGGCGAGACCCAGCGGCACGAGGCTCGACACCGCAAACCAGAAGGCAGTCGTCGCGGCGGCCTCGGTAGCCCCCAACCGGCGAATGACGATGGTGACGGCAGCGGTCAGCAAGGCCGCAACCATCGCCACCGCACCGCCCATCAACGGAATGTGCCCGCTGCCCGGCTGGACCACGACCAG
It includes:
- the dcd gene encoding dCTP deaminase; its protein translation is MSILSDRWIREQALNHGMIEPFVEAQRRDGCISYGLSSYGYDARVADEFKIFTNVDSAVVDPKDFAANSFVDRQTDVCIIPPNSFALARTVEYFRVPEDVLVICLGKSTYARCGIIVNVTPLEPGWEGHVTLEFSNTTPLPAKIYANEGACQFLFLQGNERCETSYKDRAGKYMGQKGVTLPRL
- a CDS encoding YegP family protein; this translates as MAHKFVIKNSSNGEYIASFEYNGEKIFWTETYKTKASAQNAIDSIKKNGPMAEVHDAT
- a CDS encoding NADPH-dependent FMN reductase is translated as MANHKIAIIVGSLRDGSINRKVARSLCALHDRLDCEIVEIGDLPLYNPDLDGDDRPAAWSSFRDAVKGADGVLFVTPEYNRSMPGALKNAIDVGSRPYGGSAWAKKPAAIITVSPGALGGALANHALRQCCVFLDMPVMQQPEAYLGQVGDDKFGDDGLLKDGDLKKLVQTIAKAFADWCDIIIGGQSKLLGDSEQQMKNGG
- the rnr gene encoding ribonuclease R — its product is MKRPTNRPKPGLPTAKQVLDFIASSDQPAGKREIARAFGLKGNEKIALKALLKDMADEGLIDSAPGRAFHKMGGVPKVTVLRVVSTDDGEVWATPESWHADTPPPRLRVLERGRRSALTLNDRILARTEERGKGHVATVMKKLERSAAMILGVVRREGDKHYLTPVDKRERRELPISDLKGAEVGDLVLAEPSGRPPKVSARVDAILGDPFAPRSFSLIAIHKHGLRDAFRDEAIAEAKKVSQQPLGTREDLTHLPIVAIDPEDARDHDDAIWAAPREDGDGWDAIVAIADVSFYVRPGSALDKEARARGNSVYFPDRVVPMLPHELSSEICSLKQGEPRAALACHLHVGKDGALKSWRFSRAKICVAANIAYENAQAAVDGEPGRVEGELVEKALKPLWECWRALLAAREKREPLELDLPERRVVLDEKGRILSVAPRERLDAHRLVEDYMIAANVAAAKALEKKKAPVMYRVHEGPGREKLVALKDYLATFDVEFALGQVVRPATFNRIIERIGKDHEARPEIMEQLLRTQMQARYSPDTLGHFGLSLASYAHFTSPIRRYADLLVHRSLVSAYGLGDGGLPPEDATSFSEIGELISTLERRAMEAERETIDRYVAAFLADKVGQILRCRITGVQPFGFFATVADLGGDGLVPAAILGNEYFRYDEASQSLIGDETGETYRMGQKLELKLAEANPASGALRFELPEGRYAGPRRDRTRRPPTTQRRGRPANIRHQGSKKR
- a CDS encoding M28 family peptidase, translating into MKRAVLLLALASTSAAAVPPPTSVDERLTGLTRFVDEARMKATVEKLVSFGTRHTLSSQTDPKRGIGAAWNYAEGEFRTLGLETIRTCDTVTGKRIPTPTKVCNIVAIQRGTERPNDMVIITGHIDSRVSDPMDFTRDAPGANDDGSGTAATIEAARVLSKFKFAGTIVYGVLSGEEQGLHGGKILADYAAAQRWNVIANLNNDIIGNSCGSDGVCDDKTVRVFSEGLRWQGGDQIRADVRSLGGENDSPSRNISRFLDRLAERIPEIGLDVMQVWRNDRFGRGGDHTEFLNAGFPAVRLSVAVENYDQQHQDLRTEKGVVYGDTVAAMDFPYLRKVTRLNVAALAAIASAPPPPEPTVEGGVSTDTTINWSSANMADHFLVRWRRTDSANWQYEKPVDETCPIATYHPSSLKEPCRKAVLLHIRVDDWVFGVSSVSADGYESPVASAVPGGAYRPVVAKPKE